One window of Kosakonia cowanii JCM 10956 = DSM 18146 genomic DNA carries:
- a CDS encoding DUF2594 family protein, with the protein MSTPDFTTAENAKELAQEVACLKSMITLMLQAMGQADAGRVIIKMERLIAQMEDEANADVFSSTVKQIKQAYRQ; encoded by the coding sequence TTGAGCACACCTGATTTCACTACCGCCGAAAACGCAAAAGAACTGGCGCAGGAAGTCGCTTGCCTGAAGTCGATGATTACCCTGATGCTGCAAGCGATGGGTCAGGCTGATGCAGGCCGCGTCATTATTAAAATGGAAAGATTAATTGCACAAATGGAAGACGAAGCTAATGCCGACGTATTTTCCAGCACCGTTAAGCAAATTAAACAAGCTTACCGCCAGTAA
- the uvrY gene encoding UvrY/SirA/GacA family response regulator transcription factor, producing MINVLLVDDHELVRAGIRRILEDIKGIKVTGEVNCGEDAIKWCRANAVDVVLMDMNMPGIGGLEATRKIARGSADTKVIMLTVHTENPLPAKVMQAGAAGYLSKGAAPQDVVNAIRCVHSGQRYIASDIAQQMALSQIEPEKTDSPFDSLSERELQIMLMITKGQKVNEISEQLHLSPKTVNSYRYRMFSKLNIHGDVELTHLAIRHGLCNAETLISQ from the coding sequence TTGATCAACGTACTACTTGTTGATGACCATGAACTGGTGCGCGCAGGGATACGACGCATTCTCGAAGATATTAAGGGCATAAAAGTGACGGGTGAGGTCAACTGCGGTGAAGACGCCATTAAATGGTGTCGTGCCAATGCGGTTGATGTTGTTCTCATGGATATGAATATGCCCGGTATCGGCGGCCTTGAAGCGACGCGTAAAATCGCGCGCGGCAGTGCCGACACAAAAGTCATCATGCTTACCGTTCACACCGAAAACCCCTTGCCCGCCAAAGTGATGCAGGCTGGCGCTGCGGGTTACCTCAGTAAAGGCGCTGCGCCGCAGGACGTGGTTAACGCTATTCGCTGCGTTCACTCAGGCCAACGCTATATCGCTTCTGACATTGCACAACAGATGGCACTTAGCCAAATCGAGCCAGAAAAGACAGATTCACCGTTCGACAGTTTGTCGGAACGTGAATTGCAGATTATGCTGATGATCACAAAGGGCCAGAAGGTCAATGAGATCTCAGAGCAACTGCATCTGAGCCCGAAAACGGTGAACAGCTATCGCTATCGAATGTTCAGTAAACTGAACATTCACGGTGACGTCGAACTGACGCACCTCGCCATTCGCCATGGTTTGTGCAATGCGGAGACGTTAATAAGTCAGTGA